A window from Chrysemys picta bellii isolate R12L10 chromosome 20, ASM1138683v2, whole genome shotgun sequence encodes these proteins:
- the LOC103306985 gene encoding probable G-protein coupled receptor 33, which yields MDQGNTTLPPTTGVNSSQNPAGLNATYLASAVLLFPTFLVGVVGNGLYLWVLGLKMRRTVTTLWFLSLVSSYLLLTLLIPFFIISLLMGLHWVFGMAMCKILNTCISVGMFSIVFHLTLISLDRYTLTHHPIWSRNHRTMSRARKLVVGIWLASFVLSTPYLAFRETRVEDGDRITCKNNYALSRDWNGAKMKDMGRRVHLAIFTVRFLLGFLLPFCTITGCYICVVMKMKEKKLAWAGKPFKVIVTTVVSFFLGWLPYHLYHGLKLSNKEVPESVMGALLVIYTFTSCFNACFTPILYLFVGEKFWQVFRTSLLTLVKAAFVDDLGSSASESSGRHGTEVENTK from the coding sequence ATGGACCAAGGCAACACGACTCTCCCACCAACCACTGGGGTGAATTCCAGCCAAAACCCAGCAGGTTTGAATGCCACTTACCTGGCCTCTGCAGTGTTGCTCTTCCCCACCTTCCTGGTGGGTGTGGTGGGGAATGGGTTGTACCTGTGGGTGCTGGGACTGAAGATGAGGAGGACGGTGACCACTCTCTGGTTCCTGTCCCTGGTCTCCTCTtacctcctcctcaccctgctgaTCCCCTTCTTCATCATCTCCCTCCTCATGGGTTTACACTGGGTCTTTGGCATGGCCATGTGCAAGATCCTCAACACCTGCATCTCCGTGGGCATGTTCTCCATTGTCTTCCATCTCACCCTCATCAGCCTGGACCGCTACActctcactcaccatcccatctGGTCCCGGAATCACCGCACCATGTCCCGGGCTAGGAAGCTGGTTGTGGGCATTTGGCTGGCTTCCTTCGTTCTCAGCACTCCCTACCTGGCTTTCCGGGAGACCCGGGTGGAGGACGGGGACAGGATCACCTGCAAGAATAATTACGCTCTTTCCAGAGACTGGAATGGAGCCAAGATGAAGGACATGGGCAGACGGGTCCACCTGGCCATTTTCACAGTCCGGTTCCTGCTGGGCTTTCTGCTGCCCTTCTGCACCATCACGGGATGTTATATCTGCGTTGTGATGAAGATGAAGGAGAAGAAGCTGGCATGGGCTGGGAAGCCCTTCAAAGTCATTGTGACCACGGTGGTTTCCTTCTTCCTTGGCTGGCTGCCCTACCACCTCTACCATGGCTTGAAGCTCTCCAATAAGGAGGTGCCAGAGTCAGTGATGGGTGCCCTCTTGGTCATTTACACCTTCACATCCTGCTTCAATGCCTGCTTCACCCCCATCCTCTACCTCTTTGTGGGGGAGAAGTTCTGGCAGGTCTTCAGAACATCTCTTCTCACTCTGGTGAAAGCGGCTTTTGTCGACGATCTTGGCAGCAGTGCCTCCGAGTCTAGTGGAAGACATGGGACAGAAGTCGAGAACACAAAATAG
- the LOC101951125 gene encoding probable G-protein coupled receptor 33, translating into MLCWANTHHSSLWAGYVFSPLAAQGTMEQNISALPPTTVANSSKTTEIMKISHLASAVLLFITFLVGVVGNGMFLWVLGLKMRRTVTTLWFLHLVSCYLLFTLLIPFFAIYVLLGFHWVFGMAMCKLLNAFGSMGMFSSVFLLTLISLDRYTLTHHPIWSRNHRTMPRAWTLVVGVWLASFSLSAPYLAFRETRVVDRSRITCINNYNISGNWNGAETRNLGRQTHLAIFMVRFLLGFLLPFCTIVGCYVRVGLKMKEKKLTWAGKPFKVMMATMVSFFLGWLPYHLYHGLKLYEKEVPESVTDALLVIYTITSCFNASFSPILYLFVGEKFWQVFRTSLLTLAKEAFVDDLSAPESNGRQGSEVEKSKEEVI; encoded by the exons ATGCTTTGCTGGGCAAATACACATCATTCGAGTCTCTGGGCTGGGTATGTGTTTTCACCACTTGCTGCCCAG GGTACCATGGAACAAAATATCTCGGCACTCCCACCAACCACAGTGGCAAATTCCAGCAAGACCACAGAGATCATGAAGatctctcacctggcctctgcaGTGTTGCTCTTCATCACCTTCCTGGTGGGTGTGGTGGGGAACGGGATGTTCCTGTgggtgctggggctgaagatgagGAGGACGGTGACCACGCTCTGGTTCCTTCACCTGGTCTCCTGCTACCTTCTCTTCACCCTGCTGATCCCCTTCTTTGCCATCTACGTCCTCCTGGGTTTCCACTGGGTCTTTGGCATGGCCATGTGCAAACTTCTCAATGCCTTCGGTTCCATGGGCATGTTCTCCTCCGTCTTCCTTCTCACACTCATCAGTCTGGACCGCTACAccctcactcaccatcccattTGGTCGAGGAATCACCGCACCATGCCCCGGGCATGGACGCTGGTCGTGGGTGTGTGGCTGGCCTCCTTCAGTCTCAGTGCTCCCTACTTGGCATTCCGGGAGACCCGCGTGGTGGACAGGAGCAGGATTACCTGCATCAATAATTACAACATCTCCGGGAACTGGAATGGAGCTGAGACGCGGAACCTGGGCAGACAGACCCACCTGGCCATCTTCATGGTCCGGTTCCTGCTGGGATTCCTGCTGCCCTTCTGCACCATCGTGGGATGCTATGTCCGCGTGGGGCTGAAGATGAAGGAGAAGAAACTGACATGGGCAGGGAAGCCCTTCAAAGTCATGATGGCCACGATGGTTTCCTTCTTCCTTGGCTGGCTGCCCTACCACCTCTACCATGGCTTGAAGCTCTATGAGAAGGAGGTGCCAGAGTCAGTGACAGACGCCCTCTTGGTAATTTACACCATAACATCCTGCTTCAatgcctccttctcccccatcctTTACCTCTTTGTGGGGGAGAAGTTCTGGCAGGTCTTCAGGACGTCTCTTCTCACTCTGGCCAAAGAGGCTTTTGTCGATGATCTCAGTGCCCCTGAGTCTAATGGAAGACAGGGGTCAGAAGTTGAGAAATCAAAAGAAGAGGTGATCTGA